One Brassica napus cultivar Da-Ae chromosome A5, Da-Ae, whole genome shotgun sequence DNA window includes the following coding sequences:
- the LOC106452074 gene encoding acetate/butyrate--CoA ligase AAE7, peroxisomal encodes MAATKSRDIDDLPKIQANYTALTPLWFLDRAAAVHPTRKSLIHGSLEYTWRQTYERCRRLASALADRSIGPGSTVAVIAPNTPAMYEAHFGIPMCGAVLNAVNIRLNAPTIAFLLGHSQSAVIMVDQEFFTLAEESLRLMEEKAGSSFKRPLLIVIGDHTCPPESLNRALSKGVVEYEDFLGSGDPNYAWETPADEWQSIALGYTSGTTASPKGVVLHHRGAYLMALSNPLIWGMQEGSVYLWTLPMFHCNGWCFTWALAALSGTNICLRQVTAKEVYSSIAKYNVTHFCAAPVVLNTIVNAPQEDTILPLPHTVHVMTAGAAPPPSVLFSMNQKGFRVTHTYGLSETYGPSTVAAWKPEWDSLPPETQAKLNARQGVRYIGMEQLDVIDTQTGKPVPADGKTAGEIVFRGNMVMKGYLKNPKANEETFAGGWFHSGDIAVKHPDNYIEIKDRSKDIIISGGENISSVEVENVVYHHPAVLEASVVARPDERWQESPCAFVTVKSGYEKQDQNKLAQDIMKFCKEKLPAYWVPKSVVFGPLPKTATGKIQKHVLRTKAKEMGPVPRSRL; translated from the exons atggCGGCGACTAAGTCTCGTGACATCGACGACCTTCCGAAAATTCAGGCGAACTACACCGCGTTGACGCCGCTCTGGTTCTTAGACAGGGCTGCGGCGGTTCATCCGACGAGGAAATCGCTGATTCACGGATCCTTGGAGTACACGTGGCGGCAGACTTACGAGCGATGTCGCCGTCTAGCCTCCGCTCTCGCCGATCGTTCGATTGGACCTGGCTCCACG gtGGCTGTAATTGCACCCAACACTCCAGCAATGTACGAAGCTCATTTCGGAATACCAATGTGTGGAGCCGTCTTGAACGCCGTCAACATCCGTCTCAACGCCCCCACTATCGCTTTCCTTCTCGGCCACTCTCAGAGCGCTGTTATCATGGTGGATCAAGAGTTTTTCACTCTTGCAGAGGAGTCTTTGAGACTCATGGAGGAGAAAGCTGGGAGCAGCTTCAAACGCCCGCTCCTAATCGTCATAGGTGATCACACTTGTCCACCAGAGTCGCTTAACCGGGCTTTGTCGAAAGGAGTCGTAGAATACGAGGATTTTCTTGGAAGTGGAGATCCTAACTATGCTTGGGAGACACCAGCTGATGAGTGGCAGAGTATTGCTCTTGGTTACACCTCGGGAACAACCGCTAGCCCGAAAGGTGTGGTGCTTCATCATCGAGGAGCGTATCTAATGGCTTTGAGTAATCCTCTTATTTGGGGGATGCAAGAAGGTTCTGTTTACTTGTGGACGCTCCCTATGTTTCATTGTAATGGTTGGTGTTTCACTTGGGCTCTTGCTGCACTCTCCGGTACTAACATCTGTCTCCGTCAG GTCACGGCGAAAGAAGTGTATTCGAGCATAGCCAAGTATAACGTTACCCATTTCTGTGCGGCTCCTGTGGTCCTCAACACTATTGTCAATGCTCCTCAAGAGGACACTATCCTTCCCCTTCCACATACAGTCCATGTCATGACCGCAGGAGCTGCTCCTCCACCTTCTGTTCTCTTCTCCATGAACCAGAAGGGCTTCCGAGTCACTCACACCTATGGGCTATCCGAGACGTATGGCCCTTCCACCGTAGCCGCTTGGAAGCCCGAGTGGGATTCCCTCCCTCCCGAGACGCAGGCCAAGCTCAATGCTCGCCAAGGTGTCCGCTACATCGGCATGGAGCAGCTTGATGTAATCGACACTCAGACAGGAAAACCTGTTCCTGCAGACGGTAAAACCGCTGGAGAGATCGTTTTCCGAGGGAACATGGTGATGAAAGGCTACCTAAAGAACCCAAAAGCTAACGAGGAGACGTTTGCTGGTGGGTGGTTCCATTCAGGGGACATCGCGGTGAAACATCCAGACAACTACATCGAGATAAAGGACAGGTCAAAGGACATTATAATCTCTGGCGGTGAGAACATCAGCAGCGTGGAGGTGGAAAACGTCGTGTATCATCACCCGGCGGTGCTTGAAGCCTCTGTTGTGGCCAGGCCAGACGAGCGGTGGCAGGAATCTCCGTGTGCTTTTGTGACGGTCAAGAGCGGTTACGAGAAACAAGACCAGAATAAGTTGGCTCAGGATATAATGAAATTCTGCAAGGAGAAGCTGCCGGCGTACTGGGTTCCGAAGTCGGTGGTGTTTGGGCCATTACCGAAGACGGCAACTGGAAAGATTCAGAAGCATGTATTGAGGACTAAGGCGAAAGAGATGGGACCAGTACCAAGAAGCAGGTTGTAG